A genomic region of Saccopteryx bilineata isolate mSacBil1 chromosome 1, mSacBil1_pri_phased_curated, whole genome shotgun sequence contains the following coding sequences:
- the KCTD17 gene encoding BTB/POZ domain-containing protein KCTD17 isoform X2 has translation MQKRGPEMRMEAGEAAPTAGAGGRAAGGWGKWVRLNVGGTVFLTTRQTLCREQKSFLSRLCQGEELQSDRDETGAYLIDRDPTYFGPILNFLRHGKLVLDKDMAEEGVLEEAEFYNIGPLIRIIKDRMEEKDYTITQVPPKHVYRVLQCQEEELTQMVSTMSDGWRFEQLVNIGSSYNYGSEDQAEFLCVVSKELHSSPHGLSSESSRKTKSAEEQLEEEQQQEEEEVEVEQVQVEADTQEKAVTSQRHPDVRPQITSRQLGFRSEVLYFCTMGWAPSSRWRKRSARCHLCLHLRGCDLLLPPWWVLGPLGRAACLWPKCGAVQLCLPGPYVPSSQTPSCMVDILPPGPVTSPP, from the exons ATGCAGAAACGGGGCCCAGAAATGAGGATGGAGGCCGGGGAGGCAGCGCCGACGGCGGGGGCGGGCGGCCGCGCTGCGGGCGGCTGGGGCAAGTGGGTGCGGCTCAACGTGGGGGGCACGGTGTTCCTGACCACCCGGCAGACTCTGTGCCGGGAGCAGAAGTCCTTTCTTAGCCGCCTGTGTCAGGGGGAAGAGCTGCAGTCGGACCGG GATGAGACCGGGGCCTACCTCATTGACCGCGACCCCACCTACTTCGGGCCCATCCTGAACTTCCTTCGGCATGGCAAGCTGGTGCTGGACAAGGACATGGCTGAGGAGG GGGTCCTGGAGGAAGCCGAGTTCTACAACATCGGCCCGCTGATTCGCATCATCAAAGACCGGATGGAGGAGAAGGACTACACCATCACCCAG GTCCCGCCCAAGCACGTGTACCGCGTGCTGCAGTGCCAGGAAGAGGAGCTCACACAGATGGTGTCCACCATGTCTGATGGCTGGCGCTTTGAGCAG CTGGTGAACATCGGCTCTTCCTATAACTACGGCAGTGAGGACCAGGCGGAGTTCCTGTGCGTGGTATCCAAGGAGCTCCACAGCTCCCCCCACGGGCTGAGCTCTGAGTCCAGCCGCAAAACCAAG AGCGCGGAGGagcagctggaggaggagcagcagcaggaggaggaggaggtggaggtggaacaGGTGCAGGTGGAGGCAGATACACAGGAGAAAG CTGTTACAAGCCAGAGGCACCCGGATGTGAGGCCCCAGATCACCTCCAGACAGTTGGGGTTCCGATCTGAAGTCCTTTATTTTTGTACCATGGGGTGGGCCCCCAGCTCAAGGTGGAGGAAGCGCTCTGCCCGCTGCCACCTCTGTCTACACCTGCGGGGCTGTGATCTACTCCTGCCTCCCTGGTGGGTCCTGGGACCCCTGGGCAGGGCCGCCTGCCTGTGGCCAAAGTGTGGCGCTGTCCAGCTGTGTCTCCCAGGCCcctatgtcccctcctcccagACCCCCAGCTGCATGGTGGATATACTCCCTCCTGGCCCAGTCACGTCACCTCCTTGA
- the KCTD17 gene encoding BTB/POZ domain-containing protein KCTD17 isoform X4 gives MQKRGPEMRMEAGEAAPTAGAGGRAAGGWGKWVRLNVGGTVFLTTRQTLCREQKSFLSRLCQGEELQSDRDETGAYLIDRDPTYFGPILNFLRHGKLVLDKDMAEEGVLEEAEFYNIGPLIRIIKDRMEEKDYTITQVPPKHVYRVLQCQEEELTQMVSTMSDGWRFEQLVNIGSSYNYGSEDQAEFLCVVSKELHSSPHGLSSESSRKTKSAEEQLEEEQQQEEEEVEVEQVQVEADTQEKGSRLHPLRPEASLAVRASAPPLACPQSCRPCCYKPEAPGCEAPDHLQTVGVPI, from the exons ATGCAGAAACGGGGCCCAGAAATGAGGATGGAGGCCGGGGAGGCAGCGCCGACGGCGGGGGCGGGCGGCCGCGCTGCGGGCGGCTGGGGCAAGTGGGTGCGGCTCAACGTGGGGGGCACGGTGTTCCTGACCACCCGGCAGACTCTGTGCCGGGAGCAGAAGTCCTTTCTTAGCCGCCTGTGTCAGGGGGAAGAGCTGCAGTCGGACCGG GATGAGACCGGGGCCTACCTCATTGACCGCGACCCCACCTACTTCGGGCCCATCCTGAACTTCCTTCGGCATGGCAAGCTGGTGCTGGACAAGGACATGGCTGAGGAGG GGGTCCTGGAGGAAGCCGAGTTCTACAACATCGGCCCGCTGATTCGCATCATCAAAGACCGGATGGAGGAGAAGGACTACACCATCACCCAG GTCCCGCCCAAGCACGTGTACCGCGTGCTGCAGTGCCAGGAAGAGGAGCTCACACAGATGGTGTCCACCATGTCTGATGGCTGGCGCTTTGAGCAG CTGGTGAACATCGGCTCTTCCTATAACTACGGCAGTGAGGACCAGGCGGAGTTCCTGTGCGTGGTATCCAAGGAGCTCCACAGCTCCCCCCACGGGCTGAGCTCTGAGTCCAGCCGCAAAACCAAG AGCGCGGAGGagcagctggaggaggagcagcagcaggaggaggaggaggtggaggtggaacaGGTGCAGGTGGAGGCAGATACACAGGAGAAAG GTTCCCGTCTGCACCCCCTCAGACCTGAGGCTTCGCTGGCAGTGAGGGCCTCTGCTCCGCCCCTCGCCTGCCCCCAGAGCTGCCGCCCCTG CTGTTACAAGCCAGAGGCACCCGGATGTGAGGCCCCAGATCACCTCCAGACAGTTGGGGTTCCGATCTGA
- the KCTD17 gene encoding BTB/POZ domain-containing protein KCTD17 isoform X6 has protein sequence MQKRGPEMRMEAGEAAPTAGAGGRAAGGWGKWVRLNVGGTVFLTTRQTLCREQKSFLSRLCQGEELQSDRDETGAYLIDRDPTYFGPILNFLRHGKLVLDKDMAEEGVLEEAEFYNIGPLIRIIKDRMEEKDYTITQVPPKHVYRVLQCQEEELTQMVSTMSDGWRFEQLVNIGSSYNYGSEDQAEFLCVVSKELHSSPHGLSSESSRKTKSAEEQLEEEQQQEEEEVEVEQVQVEADTQEKAQSSQDPANLFSLLPPPPPPPLPAGGSRLHPLRPEASLAVRASAPPLACPQSCRPCCYKPEAPGCEAPDHLQTVGVPI, from the exons ATGCAGAAACGGGGCCCAGAAATGAGGATGGAGGCCGGGGAGGCAGCGCCGACGGCGGGGGCGGGCGGCCGCGCTGCGGGCGGCTGGGGCAAGTGGGTGCGGCTCAACGTGGGGGGCACGGTGTTCCTGACCACCCGGCAGACTCTGTGCCGGGAGCAGAAGTCCTTTCTTAGCCGCCTGTGTCAGGGGGAAGAGCTGCAGTCGGACCGG GATGAGACCGGGGCCTACCTCATTGACCGCGACCCCACCTACTTCGGGCCCATCCTGAACTTCCTTCGGCATGGCAAGCTGGTGCTGGACAAGGACATGGCTGAGGAGG GGGTCCTGGAGGAAGCCGAGTTCTACAACATCGGCCCGCTGATTCGCATCATCAAAGACCGGATGGAGGAGAAGGACTACACCATCACCCAG GTCCCGCCCAAGCACGTGTACCGCGTGCTGCAGTGCCAGGAAGAGGAGCTCACACAGATGGTGTCCACCATGTCTGATGGCTGGCGCTTTGAGCAG CTGGTGAACATCGGCTCTTCCTATAACTACGGCAGTGAGGACCAGGCGGAGTTCCTGTGCGTGGTATCCAAGGAGCTCCACAGCTCCCCCCACGGGCTGAGCTCTGAGTCCAGCCGCAAAACCAAG AGCGCGGAGGagcagctggaggaggagcagcagcaggaggaggaggaggtggaggtggaacaGGTGCAGGTGGAGGCAGATACACAGGAGAAAG CCCAGTCATCTCAGGATCCCGCTAACCTTTTCTCCCTCCTAccaccgcctcctcctcctccgcttCCTGCTGGAG GTTCCCGTCTGCACCCCCTCAGACCTGAGGCTTCGCTGGCAGTGAGGGCCTCTGCTCCGCCCCTCGCCTGCCCCCAGAGCTGCCGCCCCTG CTGTTACAAGCCAGAGGCACCCGGATGTGAGGCCCCAGATCACCTCCAGACAGTTGGGGTTCCGATCTGA
- the KCTD17 gene encoding BTB/POZ domain-containing protein KCTD17 isoform X5, which translates to MQKRGPEMRMEAGEAAPTAGAGGRAAGGWGKWVRLNVGGTVFLTTRQTLCREQKSFLSRLCQGEELQSDRDETGAYLIDRDPTYFGPILNFLRHGKLVLDKDMAEEGVLEEAEFYNIGPLIRIIKDRMEEKDYTITQVPPKHVYRVLQCQEEELTQMVSTMSDGWRFEQLVNIGSSYNYGSEDQAEFLCVVSKELHSSPHGLSSESSRKTKLLQARGTRM; encoded by the exons ATGCAGAAACGGGGCCCAGAAATGAGGATGGAGGCCGGGGAGGCAGCGCCGACGGCGGGGGCGGGCGGCCGCGCTGCGGGCGGCTGGGGCAAGTGGGTGCGGCTCAACGTGGGGGGCACGGTGTTCCTGACCACCCGGCAGACTCTGTGCCGGGAGCAGAAGTCCTTTCTTAGCCGCCTGTGTCAGGGGGAAGAGCTGCAGTCGGACCGG GATGAGACCGGGGCCTACCTCATTGACCGCGACCCCACCTACTTCGGGCCCATCCTGAACTTCCTTCGGCATGGCAAGCTGGTGCTGGACAAGGACATGGCTGAGGAGG GGGTCCTGGAGGAAGCCGAGTTCTACAACATCGGCCCGCTGATTCGCATCATCAAAGACCGGATGGAGGAGAAGGACTACACCATCACCCAG GTCCCGCCCAAGCACGTGTACCGCGTGCTGCAGTGCCAGGAAGAGGAGCTCACACAGATGGTGTCCACCATGTCTGATGGCTGGCGCTTTGAGCAG CTGGTGAACATCGGCTCTTCCTATAACTACGGCAGTGAGGACCAGGCGGAGTTCCTGTGCGTGGTATCCAAGGAGCTCCACAGCTCCCCCCACGGGCTGAGCTCTGAGTCCAGCCGCAAAACCAAG CTGTTACAAGCCAGAGGCACCCGGATGTGA
- the KCTD17 gene encoding BTB/POZ domain-containing protein KCTD17 isoform X3 has protein sequence MQKRGPEMRMEAGEAAPTAGAGGRAAGGWGKWVRLNVGGTVFLTTRQTLCREQKSFLSRLCQGEELQSDRDETGAYLIDRDPTYFGPILNFLRHGKLVLDKDMAEEGVLEEAEFYNIGPLIRIIKDRMEEKDYTITQVPPKHVYRVLQCQEEELTQMVSTMSDGWRFEQLVNIGSSYNYGSEDQAEFLCVVSKELHSSPHGLSSESSRKTKSAEEQLEEEQQQEEEEVEVEQVQVEADTQEKGSRLHPLRPEASLAVRASAPPLACPQSCRPWFVAWWSWREGGGQEGDHLLFLGLGPDFWLIFSPHQSFLAYFGLG, from the exons ATGCAGAAACGGGGCCCAGAAATGAGGATGGAGGCCGGGGAGGCAGCGCCGACGGCGGGGGCGGGCGGCCGCGCTGCGGGCGGCTGGGGCAAGTGGGTGCGGCTCAACGTGGGGGGCACGGTGTTCCTGACCACCCGGCAGACTCTGTGCCGGGAGCAGAAGTCCTTTCTTAGCCGCCTGTGTCAGGGGGAAGAGCTGCAGTCGGACCGG GATGAGACCGGGGCCTACCTCATTGACCGCGACCCCACCTACTTCGGGCCCATCCTGAACTTCCTTCGGCATGGCAAGCTGGTGCTGGACAAGGACATGGCTGAGGAGG GGGTCCTGGAGGAAGCCGAGTTCTACAACATCGGCCCGCTGATTCGCATCATCAAAGACCGGATGGAGGAGAAGGACTACACCATCACCCAG GTCCCGCCCAAGCACGTGTACCGCGTGCTGCAGTGCCAGGAAGAGGAGCTCACACAGATGGTGTCCACCATGTCTGATGGCTGGCGCTTTGAGCAG CTGGTGAACATCGGCTCTTCCTATAACTACGGCAGTGAGGACCAGGCGGAGTTCCTGTGCGTGGTATCCAAGGAGCTCCACAGCTCCCCCCACGGGCTGAGCTCTGAGTCCAGCCGCAAAACCAAG AGCGCGGAGGagcagctggaggaggagcagcagcaggaggaggaggaggtggaggtggaacaGGTGCAGGTGGAGGCAGATACACAGGAGAAAG GTTCCCGTCTGCACCCCCTCAGACCTGAGGCTTCGCTGGCAGTGAGGGCCTCTGCTCCGCCCCTCGCCTGCCCCCAGAGCTGCCGCCCCTGGTTTGTTGCTTGGTGGAGCTGGCGGGAGGGCGGAGGCCAGGAGGGTGATCATCTCTTGTTCCTTGGACTTGGGCCAGACTTTTGGCTGATTTTCTCCCCTCACCAAAGTTTCTTGGCCTATTTTGGCCTTGGGTAG
- the KCTD17 gene encoding BTB/POZ domain-containing protein KCTD17 isoform X1 → MQKRGPEMRMEAGEAAPTAGAGGRAAGGWGKWVRLNVGGTVFLTTRQTLCREQKSFLSRLCQGEELQSDRDETGAYLIDRDPTYFGPILNFLRHGKLVLDKDMAEEGVLEEAEFYNIGPLIRIIKDRMEEKDYTITQVPPKHVYRVLQCQEEELTQMVSTMSDGWRFEQLVNIGSSYNYGSEDQAEFLCVVSKELHSSPHGLSSESSRKTKSAEEQLEEEQQQEEEEVEVEQVQVEADTQEKAQSSQDPANLFSLLPPPPPPPLPAGGPASSSSTSSSSWISSAPCLFPLCPCPGFLSACSHLHPGATLAPASCALHPGAPALPLRASCLPPPAPFLAAPASWPGKEKCGCPSSGPAAPTGLL, encoded by the exons ATGCAGAAACGGGGCCCAGAAATGAGGATGGAGGCCGGGGAGGCAGCGCCGACGGCGGGGGCGGGCGGCCGCGCTGCGGGCGGCTGGGGCAAGTGGGTGCGGCTCAACGTGGGGGGCACGGTGTTCCTGACCACCCGGCAGACTCTGTGCCGGGAGCAGAAGTCCTTTCTTAGCCGCCTGTGTCAGGGGGAAGAGCTGCAGTCGGACCGG GATGAGACCGGGGCCTACCTCATTGACCGCGACCCCACCTACTTCGGGCCCATCCTGAACTTCCTTCGGCATGGCAAGCTGGTGCTGGACAAGGACATGGCTGAGGAGG GGGTCCTGGAGGAAGCCGAGTTCTACAACATCGGCCCGCTGATTCGCATCATCAAAGACCGGATGGAGGAGAAGGACTACACCATCACCCAG GTCCCGCCCAAGCACGTGTACCGCGTGCTGCAGTGCCAGGAAGAGGAGCTCACACAGATGGTGTCCACCATGTCTGATGGCTGGCGCTTTGAGCAG CTGGTGAACATCGGCTCTTCCTATAACTACGGCAGTGAGGACCAGGCGGAGTTCCTGTGCGTGGTATCCAAGGAGCTCCACAGCTCCCCCCACGGGCTGAGCTCTGAGTCCAGCCGCAAAACCAAG AGCGCGGAGGagcagctggaggaggagcagcagcaggaggaggaggaggtggaggtggaacaGGTGCAGGTGGAGGCAGATACACAGGAGAAAG CCCAGTCATCTCAGGATCCCGCTAACCTTTTCTCCCTCCTAccaccgcctcctcctcctccgcttCCTGCTGGAGGTCCTGCCTCATCTTCATCcacctcttcttcttcctggatCTCATCTGCACCCTGCctcttccctctctgcccctgtcCGGGTTTTCTCTCTGCCTGCTCACACCTCCATCCCGGGGCCACCCTGGCCCCAGCCTCCTGCGCCCTGCACCCAGGCGCCCCGGCCTTGCCTCTCAGAGCATCCTGCCTGCCACCTCCTGCGCCCTTCCTGGCAGCTCCCGCCTCCTGGCCTGGGAAGGAGAAGTGCGGCTGCCCCTCCTCTGGGCCTGCCGCCCCCACCGGGCTCCTCTGA
- the MPST gene encoding 3-mercaptopyruvate sulfurtransferase isoform X1, whose product MAAQQLFRALVSAQWVAEALRDLRTTRQPLQLLDASWYLPKLGRDARREFEERHIPGAAFFDIDQCSDRTSPYDHMMPSAAHFAEYVGNLGVGTATHVVVYDASDQGLYAAPRIWWMFRAFGHRAVSLLDGGLRNWLRQGLPLSSGKSRPVPTEFRAVLDPTFVKTYEDIKENLESRHFQVVDARAAGRFRGTEPEPRDGIEPGHIPGTVNIPFMDFLTNEGLEKSPEEIRRLFQDKKVDLSQPLVATCGSGVTACHVALGAYLCGKPDVAIYDGSWVEWYMRAQPEEVISEGRGKTC is encoded by the exons ATGGCCGCACAGCAGCTCTTCCGTGCTCTGGTGTCTGCTCAGTGGGTGGCGGAGGCACTGCGGGACCTGCGCACCACCCGGCAGCCCCTACAGCTGCTCGATGCCTCCTGGTATCTGCCCAAGCTGGGCCGCGATGCACGCCGCGAGTTCGAGGAGCGACACATCCCGGGTGCTGCCTTTTTTGACATCGACCAGTGCAGTGACCGAACGTCACCCTACGACCACATGATGCCCAGTGCTGCGCACTTCGCGGAGTATGTGGGGAACCTGGGCGTGGGCACTGCCACCCACGTAGTGGTTTATGATGCCAGCGACCAGGGCCTCTACGCGGCACCACGCATCTGGTGGATGTTCCGTGCCTTTGGCCATCGCGCGGTGTCATTGCTGGACGGCGGCCTCCGCAACTGGCTGCGCCAAGGCCTCCCACTAAGTTCCGGCAAGAGCCGCCCGGTGCCCACGGAGTTTCGAGCTGTGCTGGACCCCACCTTTGTCAAGACGTATGAAGACATCAAGGAGAACCTCGAATCCCGACACTTCCAGGTGGTGGATGCCCGCGCTGCAGGCCGGTTCCGGGGCACCGAGCCCGAGCCCCGAGATG GCATTGAACCTGGGCACATCCCTGGCACTGTGAACATCCCCTTCATGGACTTCCTGACCAACGAGGGCCTGGAGAAGAGCCCCGAGGAGATCCGCCGCCTATTCCAGGATAAGAAGGTGGACCTGTCCCAGCCACTGGTGGCCACTTGTGGCTCTGGTGTCACAGCCTGTCATGTGGCATTGGGGGCCTACCTGTGTGGCAAGCCTGATGTGGCCATCTATGATGGCTCCTGGGTGGAGTGGTACATGCGTGCCCAGCCTGAAGAAGTCATCTCCGAGGGCCGGGGGAAGACCTGCTGA
- the MPST gene encoding 3-mercaptopyruvate sulfurtransferase isoform X2: MAEPGTREPETRACSPSVASTTMAAQQLFRALVSAQWVAEALRDLRTTRQPLQLLDASWYLPKLGRDARREFEERHIPGAAFFDIDQCSDRTSPYDHMMPSAAHFAEYVGNLGVGTATHVVVYDASDQGLYAAPRIWWMFRAFGHRAVSLLDGGLRNWLRQGLPLSSGKSRPVPTEFRAVLDPTFVKTYEDIKENLESRHFQVVDARAAGRFRGTEPEPRDGIEPGHIPGTVNIPFMDFLTNEGLEKSPEEIRRLFQDKKVDLSQPLVATCGSGVTACHVALGAYLCGKPDVAIYDGSWVEWYMRAQPEEVISEGRGKTC, translated from the exons ATGGCCGAGCCCGGAACTCGAGAGCCCGAGACCCGG GCCTGCAGCCCCAGTGTCGCCAGCACCACCATGGCCGCACAGCAGCTCTTCCGTGCTCTGGTGTCTGCTCAGTGGGTGGCGGAGGCACTGCGGGACCTGCGCACCACCCGGCAGCCCCTACAGCTGCTCGATGCCTCCTGGTATCTGCCCAAGCTGGGCCGCGATGCACGCCGCGAGTTCGAGGAGCGACACATCCCGGGTGCTGCCTTTTTTGACATCGACCAGTGCAGTGACCGAACGTCACCCTACGACCACATGATGCCCAGTGCTGCGCACTTCGCGGAGTATGTGGGGAACCTGGGCGTGGGCACTGCCACCCACGTAGTGGTTTATGATGCCAGCGACCAGGGCCTCTACGCGGCACCACGCATCTGGTGGATGTTCCGTGCCTTTGGCCATCGCGCGGTGTCATTGCTGGACGGCGGCCTCCGCAACTGGCTGCGCCAAGGCCTCCCACTAAGTTCCGGCAAGAGCCGCCCGGTGCCCACGGAGTTTCGAGCTGTGCTGGACCCCACCTTTGTCAAGACGTATGAAGACATCAAGGAGAACCTCGAATCCCGACACTTCCAGGTGGTGGATGCCCGCGCTGCAGGCCGGTTCCGGGGCACCGAGCCCGAGCCCCGAGATG GCATTGAACCTGGGCACATCCCTGGCACTGTGAACATCCCCTTCATGGACTTCCTGACCAACGAGGGCCTGGAGAAGAGCCCCGAGGAGATCCGCCGCCTATTCCAGGATAAGAAGGTGGACCTGTCCCAGCCACTGGTGGCCACTTGTGGCTCTGGTGTCACAGCCTGTCATGTGGCATTGGGGGCCTACCTGTGTGGCAAGCCTGATGTGGCCATCTATGATGGCTCCTGGGTGGAGTGGTACATGCGTGCCCAGCCTGAAGAAGTCATCTCCGAGGGCCGGGGGAAGACCTGCTGA